From the genome of Hippocampus zosterae strain Florida chromosome 8, ASM2543408v3, whole genome shotgun sequence:
AAAGAAATAAGCCTCTTTGGTCGCTGCGCCCCCCTTGCAGCCACTAATCCGCCATCTCTCCAGGGACTCAAGATAATGAGTCCCAATGAGGGATTACAGTCACTTCCGGCCACTGCCCAATTTCAGACCCAGCAGACAAAATGGCTGGCCCGAGTGAACCTCGCTATCGCGGATCTAAGACTCAACCTTGTTCTTGCCACGGCTCTGGTGTAGGTGACGACTTGATGAGTTGCTTACTTGGAAATATTCAAAGTTGAATGAAGTCATGCCAAGCGATCGTGACATCATTTTTGTCCCAATGCATCGCAAGATCCCAACATCAGCCGCTTTGATGTgttcaggctaaaaaaaaaaaatcagttttgccAATTTTCCACCTAATGGAGGCCGTCTCAGTCCTTGAAATAGcctcgctgaaaaaaaaagacaaggttTGAGGTGCCCTTGATGTCTGTTGACTGCTCATTGTGATTATTGCTTACATTGTTTAGATTTatctattatcttttttttatttttatacggTTTAGTTTTGCTGGCTTATCTTTAGCTGCGATGTGTGTTTcgatgcactgaggattgagaggaaagacatttcTTCTGTGCCGTCTGTTGCGCAATTTTGCATATTTGACCATAGAGATGACCTTGATCTTGACCTTGACGTCCACACCAAAGGAATCTTTAATAAACATATCTATGcagatatatatgtatatatatattttttgaagcaTCAAATTGAAGTGATCCCAATTGAATAAATAGCATTTAGTGGATAGGAGCAAGACGCTCTCATGGAAGTGCAATTTCCGGGCACCTTCTTGTCTCGCAGTCGGATCTCATCTCCTGTCTCATAAGGAGCACTACGGGACCTGCTTTTCATCTTGAGCTGGTCACTTTATTCAGAAGAGGTGAAGCTATTAACTCGGTTCATACTTCACCCGTGTCGCCGAACTCCATTCCGTGACTTTGACGGGCGGTTTtcttcgggggaggggggggatggaGAGGTACTCTGAATACCATTAGGACATCGTGATCAAGCTGAGAACGTTTGTCATGGCCGTTAATGAGAGCACAGGCGGGGTTCCCGACTCGGAATATATCGAGTCCTCTTGGCCATTTGTAAGCTTGATGACGACGGCTTGAGTCTCGTCCGGCGATAAATTCGCTCACAAGAAAGACGTCTTAGCCATGCGCTAATGACCCAGAAATCATCACAACACTATTTTATGGGCTCACACGAGGATTTCGTGTttgatgtgggggagggggaatgGGGGATATttctatatgtatgtgtgtatgtaaaatCAGACTTATTTACATCCCGTCCAACATGTggcaatgtttattttatttttttttaatccaataatTTGCCCATTTTGTAGCTGAGCCACAGGTGCCGGCCGGGCGTTCTGAACGCCAGAATCCGCGTTCACGTCCGACTTCTCTTCTCTTTGCAGTATGAGTTCAAGGTgaaaaacatcagaaagaaaaaGGTCAGCATCATGGTGTCGGTGGAGGGCGTCAAGGTGGCCTtgcgaaaaaagaagaaagtgagTGACGTTTCTCATTGTCCTTGTTGTGTATACactgccagtgtgtgtgtgtgtgtgtgtgtgtgtgtgtgtgtgtatatatatatacagtataaatataaaccaggggtgtccttAATGACTCCCTGTGGCatcccctgaaaagggacaagccgaaaggagaagaagataaaccagtggtgtcaaacatacggcctgtGGGCCGGAGCCGGCCCCTAAGGAGGTTTGATACGGCCCCGCGGGATCTTttaaaagagggggaaaaatgcattaaagacacaaaatgaatattttaagtaAAATGTGATTCCTGGATTATCCGCTAaggggggcacactgttttgatcacagtagaagacaacgttgttttgatcagggggggggggggacagcagtctcagtctgtcaccgagATAAACCCAACGCAacaaatgatatgaaagcaccaatcaatgcttcttgagaccaaaGAGATATTTTAGTGATTCATAGCACAGTATGCTATAATGTTCATGGTCGTGGAGAAAATGTGGCAAGCTGTTCAGCGATGAGGCGTGGAAACTGTTGACATTAGTTGAtagtcccttagccaatcaggatgcagaacgcaatgcgctgtgaaaaaaaaaaaaaaaatctgtgacacAGCCAAGCCGTGAAAAAGGAACCGTGTTCCAGCCAGGGATGGCCGTCCATCGCTACGAATGATCTAATTTGCTTTGCATCAATGTGGAATATTGTTTTAATGCCACTTTCAAGTAATTGTTTTCAAAGGTTAATATGAGCGTCAGCGGCGTGGCTGAGATGAAGAGCCGTCCGTCCGCAAGCTCAAATGTCAGGCGGCGGTCTCGCAAACTCATCTCAGAGTCCAAGCGCAACGATGGACTCCAGATAGGAGCGATATTCAGTCAACAAAGAAAGCTTCAGCGAGATAGGAATCGCTCGCAATAATTCCTCGCTTGACATTTTATTGTGACATTGAACTCCCGTGGGGGGGCCGACTGACGGGTGGGGAGAAACTGAGTGTGTGGGTTTGTCCCGCTCAGTGAGTGCGACTCTTTTCTGTGGTGGCGCTTGATCGTCACCGCTAATAAATGTCACAGGACTCCCGTGAGTCACGCGTTTGCAATTCCAAAAAGAAGCAAATTCTAAATTATGCGCTTGCACGCTGTAAAGTCAGAGTCTTGTGTTATCATTGCCCCTTTCATCACTTTTGgtgcccccccctcaccccccgcgaTCCAACATGTTTGGGCTTCGCTTTCAGGAAAGTCGCAATTGCTCTGCCGCTGTAATCAGGAGCAATCGTTGAAAAATCGTCTCGTCGTGTTTTtgtagcgccgccctagtggcgcAACGCCGCAACTGCAATTAAAATACGGCGGAGGACCATCGATCGCTCGGAAAACTGCCGAGTGAATTCAGCAGTCCTGATGCGTGATTTCTTTTTGATTTACAGAAGAAAGAATGGATGTGGGACGAGAATAAGATGTTGGTGATGCAGGACCCCATTTACAGGTAAGTCGCATCTTTCCTTCGTCGCCTTTTCCGTAGTCTTGCAAAAATGGTCCGGTTTGCAATATCTCAactttattcttcttcttttttttaaaccgtgaTTTGTTGTCAGAGTGGAAACGCTTCTTTATTTACTTAGCGGCTGTCAGGCAAGACGGAGAAACATCCGGCTTGGGTCTTTGGGAGCGAGAACTTTTAAAACTCTGTCGATGGCCGTCATGAATCATTTAAGagtgtaaaaaaatgaattttggtcAAAACTCTGTTTTGAGCAGATAGGTCACATTTGCCGCTCCGCCTTCAAGCCCCCCCGCTGAAACTTTTGGCCGCGGCGTTGATCAATGCTTATGTTCTGCTGCTCCCACCCACTGGCTCCTCGTCTCTCGAAATATACGCCCTAATTGGTGCCTGCTGCTCTGGAAACATTTGGTGGCGCAAACCGTGTGGAGTGACGCGCAGTGCGTGGTTGGAATGGGGACGGTGGACATTTTTGTCACGTCTGCAGCTCAGCGAGATTCCGTCGGGAGCTATCGTTGATGTCTGTGGCGTTCAGTTTTGTTATAGCCCTCGAGCTACATTTTCGTTTTGCTAGTTCCGTATTTCAattgtgttcttgttttttttcttcttctttcagaaTATTCTACGTGTCTCATGACTCGCAGGATTTGAAGATCTTCAGTTACATCGCGCGAGACGGCCACAGCAATGTCTTCCGCTGTAATGTTTTCAAGTCCAAGAAGAAGGTAAACCGGCACCTTGTTTTCAAACCTCCAATAGAAACCTTCCTCCTTGCGGATTTCAATTCCTGCTCACAGCCAACATGAACGGAATCGAAGTCGTGAGCTACGTTATTACGGGCCGAGTAGTGACCGCTGCAGTAGCACACTGCtatgtacaaaataaaataaaagctccCCAGGATTGGAGCCATGTCCTAAAACGgaggtgtccaaactacggcccggggCCATTTGCGAGCCTCCATCCATTTCTCAGCGGTCTGAAATGATATTTGACTTGGGCCATAAGGTTAGTAAAGTGGAAAAGTGGAAGCAACTTTTCTCCTTATCCAACAGAGTCAGGCCATGCGCATTGTCCGGACTGTTGGTCAGGCGTTTGAGGTCTGTCACAAACTGAATCTGAAGAACGCACAGCACAACAAGGATGGACAGGTGGACTGCCACGGTGAAAAGAATGGAAACGGCTCCTCCGTTTCAGGTAAGCGCGACACGCACATGCTATTTACAATGTATTAAACAAaaaggtcagaaaaaaaaagccacaaaaacaaaaggcagcaaACAAAGGATCATACAAGTGTCATTGACGCTATGCTAACTTGCCTAGCAGATGCTAACaaggtgttattattattattatttttgtgattaATAGCGCAAGCGCTCTCTCGGGTAAACGTCGACATGAGCAGTGACGTTTGGACACTTTAAGTCACGACGTGGCTCCGACTCGGCTCTTTGCCGGTGGAAAAACCGAACAGGTTCTTCGTAAGAACTTgctaactcattcagtgccagctAATTCTGGAGCAAGtcggaaaagacgtttaaaaacgtctttgggagcgaatgagttttAAGCACCAGTTAAATACAGCCCTGGTCTGGCACCGAACAAgcaccatttttgggggggttgggggtgtgtTGAACATTTGTAACATGCCCTTGCCTCGTGTTTGAAATCTGCTACGATTATTCTTGGCCCCCAAAATTCATCCGTCAGTAGTCTCTGCCCCAACTATTAGCCGTTAGCTTGCGCGTCTTATCAAATGCTTCCCAAAACGTGCACAGAACATCAAAGCCTACCTGAAGAGTAGTCAATAAGGAAAccgggggggtgtggggggtggggcgaCTTTCGAACCAAGATTTCGACTTCCCCATTTGCCATCGAGCCCCCAGTCGTCTTTTCAAGTATCTTTGATCTCGATGGATGTCGATTGACTGTTTTGTGTTGATTTGCCGTCCATCCATTGCGTGCCTGCGTCCATGCTCACACGCCTGCTACCACATGTGCGCGTGCAGGGGTGCGTGCTCATCCGCGGGTGTGCGCGTGCCTTTTAGTGGGCTCCGGGGAAGCGGACAAGACGGCGACCGTTCTCGAGGAGACCGACATCGATGCCGATGAGACCAACCAGCTCCCAGCGGCCGAGGAGCTCAACGTGAACCGGGGGGTGACCGACCTGGACGCCACGGCCAAGACCTCGGACCTCGGCCTCTCGCGCAATACGGTAAGTTAAAGAATGCGGGTGCGGAAGAGCGACCTCGTTGCGCGACGACCTTCAAAGTCCTTTTTGATCGGCGCGGTGACGACGTTGGACTTTGCGTGTTCCTCCGCGGTGGCAGATTTCCGAAGAAGCCTCCTTGCTGACGTCCAGCCccaggctgctgctgctcccccCCGCATCCGGCGCGCTCTCACCCGGAGCTCCCTTGTCCGTTCACCATCAGATCCAACTCCTCCAACAGCAActtcagcagcaacagcagcaaacGCAAGTGGCCGTGGCGCAGGTTTGCTAACACTTTATGCTTTTGCTCATGCAACCTTCACTTCCGTCGAGGGCAGTAAACCACACGAGCTCACTCGCCGCGAAAGGAACGCCAGACAGCCCTGCCCCCCCGAGAGACGGCGAGATGGAGTTTAAACGAAATTAGAAGAGAATTAGCAGATGAAGTATCGCTCCCGTTCTCCAATAAGTGTTCCGATTAAGTCGTTTGCTGTTTCATTGATCTGCCATTAATTGGCCGGGGGGGGACTGAGGAGTATCAACCTCATCTGTGCCCTTTCTTCTTGTATGCCTTTGAAAGTCAGCATTTCAATTCGCTCCGGATGTTCAGGCAACGGCGCCTCGGCTTTGTTTTGACGCGGCGGAGGTTCAATTCAGGTTCAGATTATTAGGTCGGCGGGTCGTTGCGGGTTTTTTTCCAGACCGTCTCCAAAATTTTCAGGTACGGTTTCAATTCGTCAGCGGATGAGCCTTGGGGATTTCCGTTTTTGTCAGCCCGTTGGCACCGGGGCTGCGCGTCTTTCTTCTGGCAGAGAACGTTTTCACAGCGTGATTTTTTTACCGATCGGTTTCTTTCTGTGAAGGCGCACCTCTTGAAAGACCAGCTGAGCGCCGAGGTCACGGCCCGACTGGAGGCGCAGGCTCGAGTTCAccagctgctgctgcaaaacaaagaccTGCTGCAGCACATTTCGCTGCTGGTCAAGCAGATCCAGGAACTGGAGACCAAAATCGCCGCACCCGACTCCGGTAAGTCAAACTTCAACTCACTTTTGCTTGAGCCGTTGGCGGCGGAAACATTTTTCAGGAAACATCTTGTGGTAGCGACCGTATTATGACACGTATTGTATGACGGTATAATCGTTTagggcactggtgtcaaagtcgaggcctgggggcctgatctggcccgccacatcactttatatggcccgcaaaagcaaatcaagcttgTCAAGTTCCATGGTGCTTACTAAAAtcggaaccaaaatttcaaatggtCATATGTCATCCACAATAATCCCCAAGTTTTTTTTGACTTCTTATTTAAAAACGGAACAAAAATTGATCGACAAAAAGTTTTCCTCCAAGCTACGAATGAATCATTTGAAAACCATTATTTGTGACCGTGATGACGTCTTCCTCTTTTCTGCGCTCGTCAGCGGGATCCCAGGACAGTTTGTTGGAGATCACCTTTCGCTCCTCGGTGCCCCCGGTAATCTGCGACCCGACGACGCCCAAACCGGAGATGTCTGCCTTGAACCTCCCCCTGCTTTGCACCACCGACGTGGCCGTAAACCCATTCGCATCTTCCAACGGGAACGTGGGAAGCCTGCTAGGTAGGGACCGACGGGTTCTCAAATTAGAATGTTTTCGTTTTCTCCCGGGGCCCGCGCCGCCTCCCCTCTCCTTGGCCCCCCCTCCTTTGGAAACCAAAGAGCCCGAGGCGACGGAGATGCCCGAAGACACGGCAAAGTTATCGGCTCGCGATGCCGGTTCGCCGAGCCGCCGCCACTTTGCTGCTTTTCGAGAGTCGGGCATCGTCTCCGAGTGCGAGTCCAACACGGATGACAGTGACGAgaggggggaggaagaggaggaggaggggggagacGCGGTGATGGAATTCTTTGGTTGGGGAACGGAGGCAGAGACCCTCAGGCTGCTCAATGTTCTGAACAAACGGGTGACTCCCGACTGCCTGGGAGATGAAATTGCCGTGTAACTCCCACAGGAGCAAACTTCAGAGGACTGctcacccccccagccccctccccaCTGTCATTCCAGCCCCAAAATAGATGACACGCGCGTCATGGATTCATCTCTGCTCCACAAACTTTGTACATTTACACACCAACAAACATGTATTTGTACACAAATTGTTATCAATGCACGTGAATAAGGTTGATGGATGATCATATTAAGACAAACGTTGGGCAAACTGTCCGTTTGTTTGGGAACTTGAACGAGCTTCAACCCTGTAACTGGGCAACCTATCGGCATGAAGTCGGAATTTTTAAACTCATATCTTCTGAGTGATGAAATGACCCGTAGAACAAGCGCTGGTATCCGCAATCTTGTGATTTGGGTTCCGTCCCGCAGCTCGTGAGGACCTTCGAAATCTTGGCACTGTTCTTTCCTCACTGGTGAACGAGACCCAAGATACTCAGGGCGGGGGGGTCTCGTTCCCGACCTGGACCATGGCATTCCGACCTTTTGCCGACTGAGTACGATGGTCTCAGGTTTGGAGGTGCCGATTCTCAGCCAAAGCGTTTCGCACTGTGCTGCAAATCGCTCCGGTGAGAGTTGAAGATCGCAGACGATGCGACTCTGCGGGTTAGCAAACCGGACCtcctcaatgcttcggctgtgccaagaaattctgtccatcaaGGTCACCGACAGAATCTATGACAAATTGCAACTCCGACTGGAAACAAAGTCGCCGTATTGCTAGCGATGCCGGCCAAACTCTGACACGGAGTAACCGAGCCGCCCGTATCAATGTTGCCGCTCCTGTAGTCGGAACGAGGCTTCCGGTCTTCCAAAAAAAGTGGCATTGCCAATCCGGAGGCCTGGACTGTTCTCTATTCACACGCTGAAATGATTCTTTTGTCCGTTGAGTGTTTATCGCTCGTCGTCTCGCCGTTCGGGGCAAATGGACCGACGTACGCCGGAGCCAATTGCCCGGTCGCTGCAGTAAATCTTCCCGGTGAAATGGGACATTACCGGCGCTTTTTGTACCCCTCGTTTAATCGTCCGCGGCATTTCCGCTGGCTCATAAAACCCTCGTTAAATTCTGCACTTATTACCGATCATAAAACAACAGTGAAATGAAGCTTTTGTTCAATAGTGGCGTTCGAATGTACTTTGCTGAATAAAACCGCCAACCGGGTCGCGCCGACTCATACCGGTTGTCTTTTATGTACGTACAGCCTTACGCCTGCCTTGGGCTTAGCGTGGAGTTGTTTTCAGTAGTAACTTCGCAGTCGGCATTCCTCGGTGGCTCTGGGAATATTTCGTCCCTTGTACACGACGTGTATACTGCAGAGAGGGAGAGCGTATTTCCTCCTTTGTAACGTCTCTCTTCCTTGATTTTGGAAtcggccaatcctccatgaagcgtctccagttgctccaaattGCTGCCGCTCGCCTCTCGGCCGGTACTCTCCAACTCTGGCATGCCTTCACTGGCCTCCGATACGTTTTAGAGTCCCCACCTCACCTCTCTGAGAGGTACACACCTCCCGGCCGGTGCCTCGGGTGGTTTGCGGAGCAAACGCTATTCCAGGTGGCGAGAACTAAGCGGAGACTTTGAGGGGATGTTGCCGCTCCCGCTTTGAAATGACCTGGCGCTGAACCTTTGGCAAGCCCCGCCGCCATCTTTAAAACTGGTCTTCAAACtcaaatttttattctttggcttttggctCGGCGCGAGACTTGATTTTGAGTTGGACCCTTTTAGCGCTTTCGCTATTCATttcctgtttgttgttgtaCGAATTCTTTTTGCCACATGTCGACATTGGAAAGCGCTCGAGAAATACACTCGAGTTGAGTCGACGACCGTAATTACACACGCGTGCGATTGTTTCTCCTTTCTGCTCATATTTCCTTCCTCATTTGCGCGTCGTAATACTTTTGTCGATCTCTAAGGGACAACGGTAAGTAAAACGCTAGCGCATGCAGCCTGGCGTCAAGGTTGTACCTGCTCTGGCGCATTTTGTGGCTCCGTCGGATTTCAATTTCCGCGACGAAACGACAATTGGCCCATATACGCGTCATTTGTAAAATGGTCTGAAATGTGACCGCTTTATGTTTCATGACTGGCCTTCGGAGAAACCTTTCTCTCCGTGAGGTAAGACCGTCGCATCTCGTTGTGTTTTGCCATCCCTGTATTATTCCCGCTCCACGCATGCCTTCTCTCATCAAGCGTCGCTTGCCTCAAAGCGGCGTGCCGTTGGCTCGTGGCATCAATCGTGTCCCCATGTCATCTCGCTCTTAAAGAAACCATGTCCACCCCGAAGGCATCGAAAATCACAAAGTGTTCTTTGCCGTGGGGGAGCGCCAACTTTTAATGGGCATCTTTCAAGCCATCGTTGTCCCTCCCCAACCCGGCCGAGAACCAGCATCAATGCCGAAAGCGCCGCATCGTCGACTCCGAGCTCGACGGCGACGGGGGCCTTACTCCTCCTTCTCTCTATCCGCAGTTGACCAGAGCATGTTTGAGAATTCTGTTGCCCAGCAACGGAGTCCCCAGACCAGCAGGCAAGGCCAGCCCTCGGCCAAACGAACCCCGGTGTCCCCGAACGCCAACCTGGGCGCGGGCTCGTCGGACTCTCCGTCCTCCGGAGGCCAACAGAGGCTGAAAAATGCCATCAACTTGGGCAAAGCCAAGGTGGGCCCGGCGTCGGCCGTTCGCTCTCCTCCAAATGTCGTTCTTGTTTTGactcctcctccttccaccCTTGAAGATGAATGACCTGTTGAGGAGGAAGGAATCCAGCCACGCGGGGGACATCGGCGTCACCGAGGTCAACAAAAACGCCGCGGCCGTCTGGACTCGCATGGACCAACTCGGCCAAAATTTGGCAAACAGGTACCCTGCTccgatttttttattattattttttttcctaaggaTGTTCCATTCCACCTCCGAGAGCGGGTATTCGCTTTTGCGGACCCACCGATACCGTGTACCGATACCACTCTTACTTATTTATACCGTTTATAGAAATATataatatgggcggcccggtagtccagtggttagcacgtgggcttcacagtgcagaggtaccgggttcgattccagctccggcctccctgtgtggagtttgcatgttctccccgggcctgcgtgggttttctccgggtgctccggtttcctcccacattccaaaaacatgcgtggcaggctgattgaacactctaaattgtccctaggtgtgagtgtgggcgtggatggttgttcgtctctgtgtgccctgcgattggctggcaaccggttcagggtgtcccccgcctactgcccggagacagctgggataggctccagcaccccccgcgaccctggtgaggatcaagcggctcggaagatgaatgaatgaatgaatataatatatttatatttgtatttctttgtcGCGGCGCACATGCGTAATGACGCCGACCTCCTTACAATTGATTATTACAATTATTGATTAGTGAGGTTCGGATATCGTCCCATCCCTGGTTTATTGTGAAAGTTTTAACAAAGGTCGGTGGCCGACGAGCAGATGCAACATCCCAAAATGAGCCAAAAAGCTCTGAGGCGCCGCAAAAAAAGACCTCGTTTGAAAACTCTTTCATGCGCTCACACTCTTGACTCTCCGACCTAATATCGTCGGTCGCCGCTTCGGCAATTATATTCTGAACCGACGATGCCTGAGCCTCCGAAATCTCTAATTAGAACGGCTCCAAGTTTTTTTCGACCGAACATCAGCGAGAGGCCTCCTTGTTACACAACTGAACTGTCGGTTCCCGTTTCAGGCTTATTAAAATTGGCCAGAGATTGCGAGTGAGTCCCTGCGGCTGTATCGGCAGAACTCTTCGAAACGAGTTGTCGCGGGCATATGTTAGCTTCTCTGCTCTGCGCCGCAGTCCTATTTCGTCCAAAGGCTCGGCTTGCTTGGCGCATTCGTAAGAAGAAAACAGCCGGCGGAGGAGCCGCATTCACCTTTTGGCTGCAATGCGACATCTGTAACCGCGGTGCTGCATTAATCTCGCGATTAATTAATCGCGAAAAAATTAATCGAGATAAAACTTTGAGATGAACGTCGATTATAAAACGACGGCATTGTTGACAACGCTTTCCGCTTTCAGTCACTTTCCCTTCGACGACATCCCTCGACTCgacccgccgccgccgtcgggcAAGAAGCGTCTCCCTCGGGCGTTGATGACCACCCGGGAAATGATGATCTCCTCCGACCCGGTGGTCTCCTCTCCGGATGCTGCGGACTTGCCCTCGCCCATCTCCTCCCCCGAAACGACGCCCTTCATCGCCGAGGAGGACGCGCAGAACGGCGAGCCGGACGACGGCTCGGCGGATTTCGGCTCCGCTGCAGAGCCAGCCGGCGGGATCTCGGCGGTCGGGGGGACGGAGGTCGCGGGAAGCGATGGAAAGGCGGAGACGCGTGCGGAAGAATCGAGCGGAGGACACGTTGAGGAACAGCAGCTTCATCCCTCCGTGCCGGACCTCCTCAATAAGGATCCTCCGTTACTCGAGGCCCGGGCCAAAACCTGCGAGGTGTGGCAGGGGCCGTTGGATGTGGACTCGGGCGTGACCTCTTCGCCTCGCTCGGGCAAAACTCGCCGCCTCAGCCTATGCGAGGAGGCCTCCGTCGCCGAAAGCGGCAAAGATGATCCGCCGACTCCGGAGGACGCGGAGCCGCATCCGGATCTGCTGTCCTTTGACTGAGTCCGAGACGCCGTCGCAGTTTGATTCCGATCATATTCGGCGGGTGGTGCAAAGCCGTGACGCTGATGCAGAAAACACAACTGCAGAATTTTTTGGAAAAAGGGAACAAAACCGGGAAGAGAGCAGCAAACGTGTTCTTCGGTCACATTTCAAAAGCTTTGACAGTCAAAAAAGTCCAGCTTCTCACGGCGGTTTGCTGTCTAGGAAAACCGCACGTAGTCCATCTCAAGAGAAATTTGAAACGAGACGCCAAAGGAGAAGAAGATGTTTGACGGTTGTAAAGGAGAAATGACCACTTGAACTTTTTACTGACGTATCCGCCTTGATAATGAAGGAAGCTCAAATGCAACAGTgaagggtgcaaaaaaaaatggggtgaAAGGCTCACGGAAGGAGA
Proteins encoded in this window:
- the nos1apa gene encoding carboxyl-terminal PDZ ligand of neuronal nitric oxide synthase protein, whose protein sequence is MPAKSKYNLVDDGHDLRIPLHNEEAFQHGINFEAKYIGSLDVTRPSSRVEIVAAMRRIRYEFKVKNIRKKKVSIMVSVEGVKVALRKKKKKKEWMWDENKMLVMQDPIYRIFYVSHDSQDLKIFSYIARDGHSNVFRCNVFKSKKKSQAMRIVRTVGQAFEVCHKLNLKNAQHNKDGQVDCHGEKNGNGSSVSGVRAHPRVCACLLVGSGEADKTATVLEETDIDADETNQLPAAEELNVNRGVTDLDATAKTSDLGLSRNTISEEASLLTSSPRLLLLPPASGALSPGAPLSVHHQIQLLQQQLQQQQQQTQVAVAQAHLLKDQLSAEVTARLEAQARVHQLLLQNKDLLQHISLLVKQIQELETKIAAPDSAGSQDSLLEITFRSSVPPVICDPTTPKPEMSALNLPLLCTTDVAVNPFASSNGNVGSLLGRDRRVLKLECFRFLPGPAPPPLSLAPPPLETKEPEATEMPEDTAKLSARDAGSPSRRHFAAFRESGIVSECESNTDDSDERGEEEEEEGGDAVMEFFGWGTEAETLRLLNVLNKRVTPDCLGDEIAV
- the LOC127605817 gene encoding uncharacterized protein C1orf226, with the protein product MFENSVAQQRSPQTSRQGQPSAKRTPVSPNANLGAGSSDSPSSGGQQRLKNAINLGKAKMNDLLRRKESSHAGDIGVTEVNKNAAAVWTRMDQLGQNLANSHFPFDDIPRLDPPPPSGKKRLPRALMTTREMMISSDPVVSSPDAADLPSPISSPETTPFIAEEDAQNGEPDDGSADFGSAAEPAGGISAVGGTEVAGSDGKAETRAEESSGGHVEEQQLHPSVPDLLNKDPPLLEARAKTCEVWQGPLDVDSGVTSSPRSGKTRRLSLCEEASVAESGKDDPPTPEDAEPHPDLLSFD